AACGCATATGCTTTACTGCCTCTATAATATTTCCAGTACCGGCTTCTCCTTTGGTTCTAATCATTGCTGCACCTTCCGCAATTCTCCTTAAGGCTTCTCCTAAATTCCTAGCACCACACACAAAAGGAACTTTAAAATTATATTTATTGATATGATATTTTTCATCTGCCGGAGTAAGGACTTCGCTTTCATCAATATAATCAACCTCCAGTGCTTCTAACACCTGTGCTTCTACAAAATGCCCAATTCTGGCCTTAGCCATTACCGGAATGGTTACTGCTTCCATAATTTCTTTTATCTTCCTGGGATCTGCCATACGTGCTACACCGCCAGTAGCACGAATATCAGCTGGCACTCTTTCTAAAGCCATGACAGCCACTGCACCTGCATTCTCAGCTATTTTAGCCTGCTCTGCATTTACTACATCCATAATTACTCCGCCTTTTAACATCTGAGCTAAACCTCTTTTAGTTTTTTCAGTAGATTTTTCTACCATTCTTTAACCCTCCTCGTTTTCTTTTAGCGATATATCTCTCCTATGTTTCTTCTGCAACTAATTATATAATACTTGTAAACAAATTTTAAGTAGATAACGATAGTTAAATTAATAGACTGCCCTAATCGAAAGAAAAGATTAGAGCAGTCTAGTTTTCCAATAAACTATTTACCTTCCCTAAACAAGTAGAGAAAAATGTCATATTGTCGTTGCTTTTTACCTGTTATGTTATTGCTTCTCTCCACATAGAGTAAGCAGTCTTTCCCAGTTATCGTCAATATCTTGTTGTATTTCTTCTACTAGTGATTTATTCTCCGGGGTAAGAAGATGTTTATATCTACCCTGTGGTTTCATCCATTCAGTCACTGGTAATCTCTCTTTTGGTTTATAGTTTAATTTCCATTTACCATTTTCTACTTCATACAATGGCCAAAAATTTGTTTGAACAGAAAGCTTAGCCATTTTGATAGTATCTTCTGAGGGAAAACGCCAACCTCTGGGACAGGGAGATAGCACATTCAAAAAGGCTGGCCCTTTGGTATAGAAAGCTTTATGTGCTTTATCAATTAAGTCATTCCAGCGCCAGATGGAAGCCTGTGTCACATAAGGAATTTTATGAGCTGCAATAATCCCGGTTAAATCCTTCCGGTATTGTGTTTTACCAGGAATTACTTTACCACATGGTGTAGTGGTAGTCCAGGCTCCACGAGGTGTAGCACTGGAACGTTGAATCCCGGTATTCATATAGGCTTCATTATCGTAACAGACATAGACAAAGTCATGACCTCTCTCTAAGGCACCAGATAAAGACTGTAAGCCAATATCATAGGTACCACCGTCTCCACCAAAAGAAATAAATTTTATCTCTTTATCAATCTTTCCCTGTTTCTTGAGGGATTGATACATAGCCTCCACACCACTGATAGTAGCAGCTGCATTCTCGAAAGCATTATGAATGAATGATGAACGCCAGCTGGTATAGGGATAAATGGTAGTTGCTACTTCCAGACAACCAGTGGCACTGGCTACTACTACAGGGTCATCACAGGCAGATAAAACCTGCCGAACAGCAATAGAAGCGCCACAGCCGGCACATAAACGATGTCCCGGGCTTAAAACATCCTGTTTCTTAGTTAATTCTTTTAATTTTGCCATCTTATTTCACCACCTATTCTCTTACTCCAAGATATTGTATTCTTTCTTTCGCCTTACCAAATTTCACAATTTCATCCAATTGGTCATAAATCCCCGTGATATCTTGCTGGTTAATATCTCGTCCACCTAAACCAAAGATTATATTGATGTTCTGCGGTACCTTTCCAAATTCCATCATTGCTGACCTAATTTCAGTAAAGAGAGGGCCTCCAAAACCTCCAAAAGAGACAGAACGATCCAATATTGCAATCGCCTTCAGATGTGACAGGGCTTGTGCAATTTCCATATAGGGGAATGGTCTAAAAATTCTCGGTTTTAAAAGACCAACTTTTCTACCTTTGCCTCTTAAATCATCAACTACTGTCTTGGCAGTACCAGCAGCTGATGATAAAACAACAATGGCAGTTTCAGCATCTTCTAAATGATAAGATTCAAATAGACCGTATTCTCGACCTGAAATTTCCCTGAATTCCTTAGCAATTTCCAGTATAACCGGTTTAGAATTTTTTATATCTTCAGCCTGTTGATGCTTATGTTCGAAATAATAATCATAGAGATCCAGGGGACCAAAGGTTAATGG
The nucleotide sequence above comes from Atribacterota bacterium. Encoded proteins:
- the pdxS gene encoding pyridoxal 5'-phosphate synthase lyase subunit PdxS, whose product is MVEKSTEKTKRGLAQMLKGGVIMDVVNAEQAKIAENAGAVAVMALERVPADIRATGGVARMADPRKIKEIMEAVTIPVMAKARIGHFVEAQVLEALEVDYIDESEVLTPADEKYHINKYNFKVPFVCGARNLGEALRRIAEGAAMIRTKGEAGTGNIIEAVKHMRCMNEEIRAIKGLDKEELIIKAKEYGAPFELLMETASLGRLPVVNFAAGGIATPADAALMMQLGCDGVFVGSGIFKSEDPEKRAKAIVEATTHYNDPKLIARVSEGLGQAIKGISIDKIPDEEKMQVRGW
- a CDS encoding thiamine pyrophosphate-dependent enzyme — its product is MAKLKELTKKQDVLSPGHRLCAGCGASIAVRQVLSACDDPVVVASATGCLEVATTIYPYTSWRSSFIHNAFENAAATISGVEAMYQSLKKQGKIDKEIKFISFGGDGGTYDIGLQSLSGALERGHDFVYVCYDNEAYMNTGIQRSSATPRGAWTTTTPCGKVIPGKTQYRKDLTGIIAAHKIPYVTQASIWRWNDLIDKAHKAFYTKGPAFLNVLSPCPRGWRFPSEDTIKMAKLSVQTNFWPLYEVENGKWKLNYKPKERLPVTEWMKPQGRYKHLLTPENKSLVEEIQQDIDDNWERLLTLCGEKQ